A stretch of the Chlorobiota bacterium genome encodes the following:
- a CDS encoding N-6 DNA methylase, which yields MLDNITKKNIDDCRDVLVGKVPDPKSQIEQITLALIYKFMDDMDKEAVEKFKGKAKFFSGEYAKYGWRKLFDPSLSGQDMLALYSEALEKLNTNPNIPELFRNIFKNAYLPYRDPSTLKLFLKYINEFEYSHSEKLGDAFEYLLSVMGSQGDAGQFRTPRHIIDFVTACVNPQKNENVLDPACGTAGFLLSAYKHILNQNTDKRQGDKLKPDDRKKLATNFVGYDISPDMVRLSLANMYLHGFATPLIHEYDSLSSEDRWQETFDVILANPPFMTPKGGIRPHKKFGVQANKAEVLFTDYIAEHLNSNGRAGIVVPNGIVATSQTAYKQLRKMLVQDSLIAVISLPAGVFQPYSGVKTSVLILDKRLAKKSQHILFLKIENDGFDLGAQRREIDKNDLPLALQTLEDYKECLGNDGTFDDLPSLATLVEKEIVLGNKDFVLSAERYFEATNQSHSNWETKNFLK from the coding sequence ATGCTAGACAACATAACAAAGAAAAATATTGACGATTGCCGTGATGTGTTGGTAGGTAAAGTGCCCGACCCGAAAAGCCAAATTGAACAAATTACATTGGCTCTTATCTATAAGTTTATGGACGATATGGATAAAGAAGCCGTTGAGAAATTTAAAGGAAAAGCAAAATTCTTTTCAGGCGAATATGCCAAATACGGTTGGCGAAAATTATTTGACCCATCATTAAGCGGACAAGATATGCTGGCATTGTACAGCGAAGCATTGGAGAAATTAAATACCAATCCCAATATTCCTGAACTGTTCCGCAATATTTTTAAAAATGCTTATTTGCCTTACCGTGACCCAAGCACCTTAAAACTGTTTTTAAAATACATCAACGAGTTTGAATACAGCCACAGCGAAAAATTGGGCGATGCTTTTGAATACTTGTTGAGTGTAATGGGAAGCCAAGGCGATGCAGGGCAGTTTAGAACACCCCGACACATTATTGATTTTGTAACAGCTTGTGTAAACCCACAGAAAAACGAAAACGTGCTTGACCCTGCTTGCGGAACAGCTGGTTTCTTATTGAGTGCCTATAAACACATACTCAACCAAAATACCGACAAACGCCAAGGCGATAAACTAAAGCCAGACGATAGAAAAAAACTCGCTACTAATTTTGTGGGTTACGACATTAGCCCCGATATGGTACGCTTGAGTTTAGCCAATATGTATTTACACGGTTTTGCAACGCCACTCATACACGAGTACGATAGTTTGAGCAGCGAAGACCGTTGGCAAGAAACCTTTGATGTGATATTGGCAAACCCGCCATTTATGACACCGAAAGGCGGCATCAGACCACACAAAAAATTTGGCGTACAAGCCAACAAAGCCGAAGTTCTGTTTACCGATTATATTGCTGAACATTTAAACAGCAACGGACGAGCAGGAATTGTAGTACCCAACGGAATTGTGGCAACAAGCCAAACCGCTTACAAACAATTGCGAAAAATGTTGGTGCAAGATAGTTTGATAGCCGTAATTAGTTTGCCAGCAGGTGTGTTTCAACCATACAGTGGAGTAAAAACATCGGTATTGATTTTAGACAAACGCTTGGCGAAAAAAAGCCAACACATTTTGTTTTTAAAAATTGAAAACGATGGCTTTGATTTAGGAGCACAACGCAGAGAAATTGACAAAAACGATTTGCCTTTGGCTTTGCAAACTTTAGAAGACTACAAAGAATGTTTGGGTAATGATGGGACTTTTGATGATTTACCGAGCTTAGCGACTTTAGTTGAAAAGGAAATTGTTTTAGGGAATAAAGATTTTGTATTGAGTGCTGAAAGATATTTTGAAGCAACAAATCAATCTCATAGTAATTGGGAAACAAAAAACTTTCTGAAATAA
- a CDS encoding restriction endonuclease subunit S, which yields MGNKKLSEITTSMHQGINTAGDKVEFVMEGYPIIQTRNITSGDLDFDNMKYMSQEYWDKYHLKYKPKVGDVLLTNIGTIGKSIIVDLKMASIDFLIHWNIFKISCDTDLLMPQYLKYCLDQLERDNYYANFQKGGTVSFITKAVLSDIEIPLPPLEIQQQIVAEIESYQKIIDGAKQIVNNYKPTITINPDWEMVELGEVCDPKIGVKAGPFGSSIKN from the coding sequence TTGGGAAACAAAAAACTTTCTGAAATAACAACTTCAATGCATCAAGGTATCAATACAGCTGGTGACAAAGTTGAATTTGTAATGGAAGGGTATCCCATCATTCAGACAAGAAATATTACAAGCGGTGATTTGGATTTTGACAATATGAAATATATGAGTCAAGAGTATTGGGATAAATATCATTTGAAGTATAAACCAAAAGTTGGTGATGTATTGCTAACAAATATTGGGACAATAGGTAAAAGTATAATCGTTGATTTAAAAATGGCTTCAATTGATTTTTTAATCCATTGGAATATTTTTAAAATATCCTGCGATACAGACTTACTAATGCCACAATATTTAAAGTACTGTCTTGACCAATTAGAAAGAGATAATTATTATGCGAATTTTCAAAAAGGTGGAACAGTTAGCTTTATTACTAAAGCTGTTTTATCTGATATCGAAATCCCCCTCCCACCGCTTGAAATACAACAACAAATAGTAGCCGAAATAGAAAGCTATCAAAAAATAATAGACGGAGCCAAACAAATCGTAAACAACTACAAACCTACTATTACCATCAACCCTGATTGGGAAATGGTGGAGTTGGGCGAGGTTTGTGATCCCAAAATTGGAGTTAAAGCAGGTCCATTTGGTTCATCAATTAAAAATTGA
- a CDS encoding restriction endonuclease subunit S, with the protein MLKAFLSFTYLQDMYKGFLKKKLKHEATRLSKRFEKIEIPFPSLEEQQTIVKAIEEEMQLVNANKRLIEIFEQKIKTKIGEVWGVKEEETLSMAAEPQTEYNK; encoded by the coding sequence TTGCTAAAAGCTTTTTTATCTTTTACTTATCTTCAAGATATGTACAAAGGATTTTTAAAGAAGAAACTAAAGCATGAAGCAACCAGATTATCTAAGAGATTTGAAAAGATTGAAATTCCATTTCCATCACTCGAAGAACAACAAACCATCGTAAAAGCCATAGAAGAAGAAATGCAATTGGTAAATGCCAACAAACGCTTAATAGAAATATTTGAGCAAAAAATAAAAACAAAAATTGGTGAGGTTTGGGGCGTGAAGGAGGAAGAAACTTTATCAATGGCAGCAGAGCCACAAACTGAATACAATAAATAA
- a CDS encoding DUF4917 family protein, producing the protein MSLDKVYTYDEVIKSLNDKKRQKHLLLGNGFSMSYDSGIFSYNALSKFLENLDNDILQKLFQIIKTSNFELLMEQLDNVAQIAEVFGADKKVVQNIRKATETLKESLIDAIKELHPEHVFSIPEEKSKACAAFLNSFLAEEGQIFTTNYDLLLYWVLMRNEIENAIDGFGRDAEESDEWIPEDERQYSELRWGKYKSTQTVHYLHGALQLFDTGVEVIKEEYTSEHFLLENIKARMEKKEYPIFVTAGNDYEKHSHIVHNKYLANCYESLSSIGGSLICYGFGFGNYDEHIIAAINKAAKKRKDENDKWLPFLASVYIGVYSEADLKHIKSIEKKFKVPVRVFDAKTVNVWSI; encoded by the coding sequence ATGAGCCTAGACAAAGTATATACCTATGACGAAGTAATAAAATCGCTTAATGATAAAAAGCGACAGAAACACTTATTGCTTGGCAATGGTTTTAGTATGTCTTATGATTCGGGCATCTTTTCTTACAATGCTTTAAGCAAATTTTTAGAGAACCTCGATAATGATATTCTGCAAAAGCTATTTCAGATTATCAAAACCAGCAACTTTGAATTGTTGATGGAGCAATTGGACAACGTGGCTCAAATTGCAGAAGTTTTTGGAGCAGATAAAAAGGTTGTTCAAAATATCAGAAAGGCAACTGAAACCCTTAAAGAAAGCCTAATTGATGCTATCAAAGAATTACATCCCGAACACGTTTTTTCAATTCCCGAAGAAAAAAGCAAAGCCTGTGCAGCGTTTTTAAATTCGTTTCTTGCAGAGGAAGGACAAATCTTTACAACCAATTATGATTTGCTTTTGTATTGGGTGCTAATGCGAAATGAAATTGAAAATGCAATTGATGGTTTTGGCAGAGATGCAGAAGAAAGTGACGAATGGATTCCTGAAGATGAAAGACAATATTCTGAACTTCGTTGGGGAAAATACAAAAGCACCCAAACGGTTCACTACTTGCACGGGGCATTGCAATTATTTGATACAGGCGTAGAAGTTATAAAAGAAGAATATACAAGCGAACATTTTTTGTTGGAGAACATTAAAGCCCGAATGGAGAAAAAGGAATATCCGATTTTCGTAACGGCAGGAAATGATTATGAAAAACATTCGCATATAGTGCACAACAAGTATTTAGCTAATTGTTACGAAAGCCTTTCTTCAATTGGCGGTTCACTTATTTGTTATGGTTTTGGTTTCGGAAATTATGACGAACACATTATTGCAGCAATCAACAAAGCAGCAAAGAAACGAAAAGATGAAAACGATAAATGGCTTCCATTCCTTGCAAGTGTTTACATCGGTGTTTATTCAGAAGCTGACTTGAAACACATAAAATCAATAGAAAAGAAATTTAAAGTTCCCGTTCGTGTGTTCGATGCAAAAACGGTGAATGTTTGGAGCATATAA
- a CDS encoding T9SS type A sorting domain-containing protein produces the protein MKTTLIIIILITITSLPCIGQRGNILWEKRMYDTNTDGTIQRTSINNFYITKKNELFVAEDRIALGMNLYKMDFNGNINWKSNISLPDNQTLYASPNYIYERQNDPNRIHIGSQLSELGDKIPFLIGPINQISYNRNTGKIESGLKDRKDMFSPGNFTTHTFSKQDEFVMCTRRNIFPKDDTTTHKLFFYKADTNGKLIYTGKFYDGLPNELKYIPIKITQLKDDGFVIIANSVHDDLRLFRIGLVVRLDKDMKIMWSKQITPFTRSIYSIEELSSGSFLVVGSRFGEIVQNRLMLVITKLDKDGYQIEPVRYLSYLSDAVIGAKTQLLPNDGLVVVGKAADVDSLGYYNPYSERMILFETDSTGFVQNFFKWKIDTLPQSLQAVIRVGEGDYIVGGRYDTDPDAVFYSYMARINTSTKGVTNAEKESQIKFTITNENASITYSNLKGKTEIELWNNLGQKIKTILSMNENFGPHIKNFRVGELSNGVYYLHIKLGDKIEVKKFIIQR, from the coding sequence GTGAAAACTACATTAATTATAATTATTCTAATAACAATAACCTCTTTGCCTTGTATTGGGCAAAGGGGTAATATATTGTGGGAGAAAAGAATGTATGATACAAATACAGATGGAACAATTCAAAGAACTTCAATAAACAATTTTTACATTACTAAAAAGAATGAATTATTTGTTGCTGAAGATAGGATAGCATTAGGAATGAACCTTTACAAAATGGATTTCAATGGAAATATAAATTGGAAATCTAATATATCCCTACCAGATAATCAAACACTTTATGCAAGCCCAAATTATATTTATGAGAGACAAAACGATCCAAATAGAATTCACATTGGTTCTCAATTATCTGAGTTAGGAGATAAAATCCCATTTTTAATAGGGCCAATAAACCAAATAAGTTATAACAGGAATACAGGAAAAATAGAGAGTGGATTGAAAGATAGGAAAGATATGTTTAGCCCTGGAAATTTCACAACACATACTTTTTCAAAACAGGATGAGTTTGTAATGTGTACAAGAAGGAATATCTTTCCTAAAGATGACACAACAACACATAAACTATTTTTCTACAAAGCAGATACAAATGGTAAGTTGATTTATACAGGTAAATTTTATGACGGACTACCAAATGAATTAAAGTATATACCAATCAAAATCACACAATTAAAAGATGATGGCTTTGTAATAATAGCAAATTCAGTACATGATGATTTGAGGCTCTTTAGAATTGGTTTAGTAGTGAGGTTAGATAAAGATATGAAAATCATGTGGAGTAAACAAATCACGCCGTTTACAAGATCCATTTATAGTATTGAAGAATTAAGTTCAGGAAGTTTCTTAGTTGTTGGATCACGGTTTGGTGAAATAGTACAAAACAGATTAATGTTAGTAATAACAAAGTTAGATAAAGATGGATATCAAATAGAACCTGTTCGATACCTTTCTTATTTGAGCGATGCAGTTATAGGAGCAAAGACGCAGCTATTACCAAATGATGGCTTGGTAGTAGTAGGAAAAGCAGCAGATGTTGATTCACTAGGATATTATAACCCATACTCAGAAAGAATGATACTTTTTGAAACAGACTCTACAGGATTTGTACAAAATTTTTTCAAATGGAAAATAGATACATTACCACAAAGTTTACAAGCAGTAATAAGAGTAGGAGAAGGGGATTATATTGTAGGTGGAAGATATGACACAGACCCAGATGCGGTGTTCTATTCATATATGGCAAGAATAAATACAAGTACAAAAGGAGTAACAAATGCAGAAAAAGAATCTCAAATAAAATTTACAATTACAAATGAAAATGCAAGCATAACATATAGTAATCTGAAAGGAAAAACAGAAATTGAATTGTGGAATAATTTAGGACAGAAAATAAAAACAATATTATCAATGAATGAGAATTTCGGACCACATATAAAGAATTTTAGAGTAGGAGAATTAAGTAATGGAGTATATTATTTACATATAAAATTGGGTGATAAAATAGAGGTTAAGAAATTTATTATACAGCGATAA
- a CDS encoding radical SAM protein, whose protein sequence is MKILFTHGYFLSSDIKEQKVMKPYPPLGILGLSSYLKLAGFDNFVYDTTFSSKQDLRNYLTSYCPDVLAIYTNLMTKFNVLELIKFVKENLDSIIVLGGPDVTNNYSDYILNGADFIVIGEGEQTMLELVQHLQTTNDNEPNEIAGLVFKSKSGSVVKTLERSKIKDIDTLPFPARDLIDINKYNTIWKQNHGLSSISISSQRGCPFSCNWCSTAVYGQSYRRRSPKIIADEISYLKEQYNPDTLWFVDDVFTINKKWVEEFSKEVNSRKIVTPYECITRADCLDENTLNVLKESGAYRVWIGSESGSQKIIDAMDRRVNVKYVRDMIKLAKLKGLETGTFIMLGYPTETEEDILETILHLKDANPDFFTVTVAYPIKGTKFYEEIKDLISIQLPWENSTDRDIDFRRTFSRKYYNYATSFVTNEVNSFKNLNEQKYLSALICKLKSKINRGLMSFSK, encoded by the coding sequence TTGAAAATACTTTTTACTCACGGATACTTTTTAAGCTCAGATATTAAAGAACAAAAAGTAATGAAACCTTATCCACCTTTAGGGATTTTAGGTTTATCTAGCTATCTCAAACTAGCAGGTTTCGATAACTTTGTTTATGATACTACTTTTTCAAGCAAACAAGATTTGCGTAATTATTTGACCTCTTATTGTCCTGATGTTTTAGCTATTTATACAAACCTCATGACTAAATTCAATGTATTAGAATTAATTAAATTTGTTAAGGAAAATCTAGATTCAATCATTGTTCTAGGAGGACCAGATGTAACTAATAATTATTCTGATTACATTTTAAATGGGGCAGATTTTATAGTTATTGGTGAAGGAGAGCAAACAATGTTAGAACTTGTTCAGCACTTACAAACTACAAATGATAACGAACCAAATGAAATTGCTGGGTTAGTTTTTAAGTCCAAATCTGGTAGTGTTGTAAAAACATTAGAGCGATCTAAAATAAAAGATATAGATACTTTACCATTCCCTGCTAGGGATCTAATTGATATTAATAAATATAATACTATTTGGAAACAAAATCATGGGTTAAGTTCTATAAGTATTAGTTCGCAAAGAGGTTGCCCATTCTCTTGCAATTGGTGCAGTACTGCTGTTTATGGACAAAGTTACAGAAGGCGATCTCCTAAAATCATCGCTGATGAGATTTCTTACTTGAAAGAGCAATACAATCCTGATACTTTATGGTTCGTTGATGATGTATTTACTATAAATAAAAAATGGGTTGAGGAATTTTCAAAAGAAGTTAACTCAAGAAAAATTGTTACTCCTTATGAATGTATTACAAGGGCTGATTGTTTGGATGAAAATACTTTAAATGTTTTAAAAGAATCTGGAGCTTACAGAGTTTGGATTGGTTCTGAAAGTGGATCTCAAAAAATTATTGATGCAATGGACAGAAGAGTAAATGTAAAGTATGTTAGAGATATGATAAAACTTGCAAAATTAAAAGGATTAGAGACTGGTACTTTTATAATGTTAGGTTATCCTACTGAAACTGAAGAAGATATTCTTGAAACAATATTGCATTTGAAAGATGCTAACCCTGATTTCTTTACTGTTACAGTTGCATATCCAATTAAAGGGACTAAATTTTATGAAGAAATTAAAGACTTGATTTCAATTCAATTACCTTGGGAAAATAGCACTGACAGAGATATTGATTTTAGAAGAACTTTTAGTAGAAAATATTATAATTATGCAACAAGCTTTGTAACTAATGAAGTAAACTCATTTAAAAATTTAAATGAACAAAAATATTTGTCTGCATTAATTTGTAAATTAAAATCTAAAATTAATAGAGGCTTAATGAGTTTTTCAAAATAG
- a CDS encoding ParA family protein encodes MGKIIALANQKGGVGKTTSAINLAASLATAEQPTLLLDVDPQGNASSGFGIDAHKLDKTIYEVLVEDLPLNEAIMRTELGYLDIIPSNMNLYGAEPELKERGNRVFVLSKALEQAKKKYSYIILDCPPNLGFLTLNALIASDSVIIPVQCEYYALEGLRRLLKTIFDIQQSANKKLQLEGILLTMHDSRLKLSNLVISEVRRYLGNKVFDTVISRNVKLSEAPSHGKPVILYDALSIGTKNYLDLASEIMRNAELAIEKSTLEENVVSIENLPESVTSLLIDKKENS; translated from the coding sequence ATGGGTAAAATAATAGCATTGGCAAATCAAAAAGGGGGTGTTGGTAAAACTACATCAGCCATTAATTTGGCTGCTTCTTTAGCTACTGCTGAACAACCAACTCTATTGCTTGATGTTGACCCTCAGGGGAATGCTTCAAGCGGTTTTGGTATTGATGCTCATAAATTAGATAAAACTATCTATGAAGTACTAGTTGAAGATTTACCTTTAAATGAGGCTATTATGAGAACTGAATTAGGTTATTTAGATATCATTCCTTCAAATATGAATTTATATGGAGCAGAACCTGAATTAAAAGAAAGGGGGAATAGAGTTTTCGTTTTATCAAAAGCACTTGAGCAAGCTAAGAAAAAATACTCATATATTATTTTGGATTGTCCTCCAAATTTAGGATTTTTAACTTTAAATGCATTGATAGCTTCAGATTCTGTTATAATACCTGTTCAATGTGAATATTACGCACTTGAAGGGTTAAGAAGATTGCTTAAAACAATTTTTGATATTCAGCAAAGTGCTAATAAAAAGCTTCAACTTGAAGGTATTTTGTTAACTATGCATGACTCAAGATTAAAATTATCAAATTTAGTTATATCAGAGGTAAGGCGTTATTTAGGTAATAAAGTTTTTGATACAGTTATATCTAGAAACGTAAAATTAAGTGAAGCACCAAGCCACGGCAAACCAGTTATATTATATGATGCATTATCTATTGGTACTAAAAATTATTTAGATTTAGCTAGTGAAATAATGAGAAATGCCGAACTTGCTATTGAAAAATCAACGTTAGAGGAAAATGTTGTATCAATTGAGAATTTACCTGAATCTGTTACTTCTTTGTTGATTGATAAAAAAGAAAATTCTTAA
- a CDS encoding ParB/RepB/Spo0J family partition protein, protein MSKNKTPLGRGLGALLADLTTDIRESKTNLSDDDGKSVGVICKIDIAQVRQNPFQPRIDFNKQALDELKNSIEENGVIQPITVRRVPGGFELISGERRVRASIEANMTLIPAYIINVESDREMMELALIENVQRENLNPIEIAIGYQRLIKECDLTQEELGRKISKDRSTVTNTLRLLKLPNEIQESVRHGEITMGHARALLTLQEVELQLEVWQRVVEGTLSVRKTEDLVRQAATAGKAKLKQLLNNNVNATEINNELELTLTEISGRLRQVLGTQVKIKSNNSGSGSVVIDYYSSVDLERLLELFAVLEKKQI, encoded by the coding sequence ATGTCAAAGAATAAAACTCCATTAGGTAGAGGGCTTGGCGCATTGCTCGCTGACTTAACAACAGATATAAGAGAATCAAAAACCAACTTATCTGATGATGATGGAAAATCAGTTGGTGTTATTTGTAAAATAGATATAGCACAAGTTAGACAAAATCCATTTCAACCTAGAATTGATTTTAATAAACAAGCACTCGATGAACTAAAGAATTCTATTGAAGAAAATGGTGTCATTCAACCAATCACTGTAAGGCGTGTACCTGGAGGTTTTGAATTAATCTCAGGTGAAAGAAGAGTGCGTGCTTCAATTGAAGCAAACATGACTTTAATTCCAGCATATATTATTAATGTTGAAAGCGATCGTGAAATGATGGAATTGGCTCTCATTGAAAATGTTCAAAGAGAAAATCTTAACCCAATAGAAATTGCAATTGGTTATCAAAGGCTAATTAAAGAATGCGATTTAACACAAGAGGAATTAGGAAGAAAAATTTCAAAGGATCGTTCTACTGTAACAAACACTTTAAGATTGCTAAAACTACCTAATGAAATTCAAGAATCTGTTAGGCATGGAGAAATTACTATGGGTCACGCTAGAGCATTGTTAACATTACAAGAAGTAGAGTTGCAGCTTGAGGTTTGGCAGAGAGTTGTAGAAGGCACATTATCGGTTAGGAAAACTGAAGATTTAGTTAGGCAAGCAGCTACAGCAGGAAAAGCAAAATTAAAGCAATTGTTAAATAACAATGTAAATGCCACTGAAATTAACAACGAACTAGAGTTAACATTAACTGAGATTTCAGGAAGATTAAGGCAGGTATTAGGTACTCAAGTAAAAATTAAATCAAATAATTCTGGCTCTGGTTCGGTAGTCATTGATTATTACTCAAGTGTAGATTTAGAAAGATTGCTAGAACTGTTTGCCGTTTTAGAAAAAAAACAGATTTAA
- a CDS encoding acyl-CoA thioesterase: protein MSNYVATGETTLRVRFTECDSMQVVHHSQYIRYFEIGRTEIMRAKGLPYSVIEKEGFFIIVLSVECSYLKPARYDDVLTLKAKLRKLTGVRLYFDYEILNEKNELLVTGTTCHAFADSSNFKPVKPPKDFIEIVCSS, encoded by the coding sequence ATGAGTAATTATGTTGCCACTGGTGAAACCACTCTAAGAGTTAGGTTTACTGAATGCGATTCTATGCAAGTTGTTCATCATTCCCAATATATAAGATACTTTGAAATAGGAAGAACCGAGATAATGAGAGCCAAAGGTCTGCCTTATTCTGTAATTGAAAAGGAAGGTTTTTTTATTATTGTACTTTCAGTTGAATGTAGTTATTTAAAGCCAGCAAGATATGATGATGTATTAACTTTAAAAGCTAAGCTGCGTAAATTAACAGGTGTTAGATTGTACTTTGATTATGAAATTTTAAATGAGAAGAATGAACTTCTTGTTACTGGTACTACTTGCCACGCTTTTGCTGATTCTTCAAATTTCAAACCAGTAAAGCCACCGAAAGATTTTATTGAAATTGTTTGTAGTAGTTAA
- the dapB gene encoding 4-hydroxy-tetrahydrodipicolinate reductase: MINQKIKIALLGYGAMGREIEKISEANGAVITDIFDIDSPISETGNYNFDVAIDFTHPGAVLENIQKLTKLNKPMVIGTTGWYENLSEVEKLIQEKNGKLIYASNFSVGVQLLFKIIRNASALFNNQEMYDIAINEIHHVRKVDSPSGTAISLANIVLDEVNRKSETLYETSHQKIDSNQLHVTSSRLGDTPGTHTVSYDCSADTIEITHRARNRSGFAIGSIIASKWILNQGKSGVYLFDDIL, from the coding sequence ATGATTAATCAAAAAATAAAAATTGCTTTATTGGGTTACGGAGCTATGGGTCGTGAAATTGAAAAAATTTCTGAAGCTAATGGTGCTGTAATTACAGACATTTTCGATATTGATTCTCCCATTTCTGAAACTGGAAATTATAACTTTGATGTTGCAATTGACTTCACACATCCAGGTGCAGTATTAGAAAATATTCAAAAGCTAACTAAGTTAAATAAACCTATGGTTATTGGAACTACTGGTTGGTACGAAAATTTGAGTGAAGTTGAGAAATTAATACAAGAAAAAAATGGTAAGTTGATTTATGCAAGTAATTTTTCAGTTGGTGTGCAGTTATTATTTAAAATTATCAGAAATGCTTCAGCTTTGTTTAATAATCAAGAGATGTATGATATTGCAATAAATGAAATTCATCATGTAAGAAAAGTTGATTCTCCAAGTGGAACTGCAATCTCTTTAGCAAATATAGTACTCGATGAAGTAAATAGAAAAAGTGAAACATTGTACGAAACATCACATCAAAAAATTGACAGCAATCAGCTTCATGTAACTAGCAGCAGATTAGGGGATACTCCTGGCACTCATACTGTTTCTTATGATTGTTCAGCTGATACTATTGAAATTACTCATAGAGCAAGAAATAGATCTGGTTTTGCTATAGGTTCTATTATTGCTTCTAAATGGATATTGAATCAAGGAAAGAGTGGAGTTTATTTATTTGATGATATCCTTTAG